A genomic segment from Paraburkholderia hayleyella encodes:
- a CDS encoding ESPR-type extended signal peptide-containing protein, with the protein MNKVYRIIWNASANCWTVASELARGRSKGRSCKKTDKTGRTVWNGVTGTWVTVPGQAQTRLKPPTANTMVTSLAMVLGLTGAGTAGASTLELSNEACPGGSGGIFTVGGTASAFNEGIAIGSGAKARLSCTSAATGASSIQWGWSSIAIGSNAQALSGGLALGYQAYASGADSLAFGVNTIAKGSRSVALGSGSSDGGRDNVVSVGLGNEILQKPPGASGSVPNANLAPKARQIINMAAGTQDTDAVNVSQLKGVTTALGGGATVAADGTVTAPSYVVQGSTFGNVGAALASLNTATTKNTGDITTLNTGTTVNTINNGGSRYFKTAGLNDGTDDAKASGKNAVALGANSVAERDNSVSVGRAEIKDGTGAVTQSGITRQITNVADGTQAKDAVNRGQLDGVNTAAAKAQTAADKTQSGLNTLDGLAAKYDSTLKDKLTLGGAGTSGTVTLGNVKDGVAATDAVNRGQLDAVNVALNTAVTKAQAAADKAQSGLNTLDGLAAKYDSTSKDRMTLGGAGTTGTVTLGNVRDGVAATDAVNRGQLDGVSTAAAKAQTAADTAQSGLNTLDGLAVKYDSTSKDRVTLGGAGTTGTVTLGNVKAGLTSNDAVNVSQLKPVVEALGGGATLDAKTGAVSGPSYAIQEGTYTTVGGALGKLDTATTKNTGDITTLNSAVDSIKGGVSKYAVFNSAGTMASASGADAVALGMGTLASGKNAVALGANSVAERDDSISVGRAEVKDGVTGTVTQTEITRQITNVADGTQAKDAVNRGQLDGVNTALTTAVTKAQAAADTAQSGLNTLDGLAAKYDSTSKDRLTLGGAGTTGTVTLGNVKDGVAATDAVNRGQLDGVNTAQTTAVTKAQAAADTVQSGLNTLDGLAVKYDSTSKDQVTLGGTGTTGTVTLGNVKAGLASNDAVNVSQLKPVVEALGGGATLDAKTGAVSGPSYAIQGSTYTTVGSALGKLDTATTKNTGDITTLNSAVDSIKGGVSKYAAFNSTDTLASASGADAVALGMGTLASGKNAVALGANSVAERDNSISVGRAEIKDGVTGNVTQTEITRQITNVADGTQAKDAVNWSQLDAVTVAQTTAVTKAQAAADTAQSGLNTLDSLAVKYDSTSKDQVTLGGTGTSGTVTLGNVKAGLASNDAVNVSQLKPVVDALGGGATLDAKTGAVSGPSYAIQGSTYTTVGSALDKLDTATTKNSGDITTLNSTVNSITGGVSKYAAFNSTGTMASASGADAVALGMGTLASGKNAVALGANSVAERDDSVSVGRAEVKDGATGNVTQTEITRQITNVADGTQAKDAVNKGQLDTVNTAAATAQTAADKAQAGLNTLDGLAVKYDSTSKDRVTLGGAGTSGTVTLGNVKAGLASNDAVNVSQLKPVVEALGGGATMDAKTGAVSGPSYAIQGSTFTTVGGALGKLDTATTKNTGDITTLNSTVNSITGGVSKYAAFNSTGALASASGADAVALGMGTLASGKNAVALGANSVAERDNSLSVGRAEIKDGVTGKVTQTEITRQITNVADGTQAKDAVNRGQLDGVSTTLTTAVTKAQAAADTAQSGLNTLEGLAVKYDSTSKDQVTLGGAGTTGTVTLGNVKAGLASNDAVNVSQLKPVVEALGGGATMDAKTGAVSGPSYAIQGSTFTTVGSALGKLDTATTKNTGDITTVNSTLNNLTSGTAGLVQQDATTKAITVASGTAGTSVNIAGTAGERQLKGVAAGTADTDGVNLKQLKGMGVTTDTAGNVTNAFVAYDSTSKDRVTLGGTGTTGTVTLGNVKDGVAATDAVNRGQLDVVSAVAAKNASDITTLNTTVNTVNNGGSRYFRTAGLNDGTDDAKASGKNSIAVGANSVADRDNSLSVGRAEIKDGVTGKVTQTEITRQITNVADGTQAKDAVNRGQLDGVNTALTTAVTKAQTAADTAQSGLNTLEGLAVKYDSTSKDRVTLGGAGTTGTVTLGNVKAGLTSNDAVNVSQLKPMVEALGGGATMDAKTGAVSGPSYAIQGGTYTTVGGALGKLDTATTKNTGDITTINSTLSNLTSGTAGLVQQDATTKAITVASGTAGTSVNIAGTAGERQLKGVAAGTADTDGVNLKQLQSIGLSIDAAGNVTNAFMAYDSTSKDRATLGGAGVTNTVALGNIKAGLTGNDAVNVSQLKPVVEALGGGAALDAKTGAVTGPSYTIQGNTYTTVGSALGKLDTATTKNTGDITSLSTTLNNLNTGTTGLVQQDATSLDLTVAKASGGNKVDFTGTAGMRVLTGVQAGELSAASHDAVNGAQLYATNTNVTKNSGDITALNTTVTQIANDIKSRGLGLVIQDRQTGDIMVAQNLGGSMVDIGGSGGPRVLTGVANGVNNRDVATIAQLKAVGWVDPSGKTMGAVVYDDLSHGQATLGGAGGTKLDNVANGRVAEGSREAVNGSQFYALQQSYEAQYNALSGKIGTFDGPVDDTQNRPASGGTGTDTGTDTDLVRAGTGNNGIVLSPPDSSALASGDQALALGAGAQASGANSVALGQGSIADEANVVSLGSEGHERRLGNIAPGVRETDVVNVGQLQQGLDGLRGDMNQMARHAYAGVAAAMAMPNLSPSGPGKTSVGGGIANYRGGNAVGVGLAYRTLNNKWRVQGAVSLTSTGSTSSRVQVDYAF; encoded by the coding sequence GGCAGCCGCAGCGTGGCGCTGGGCTCGGGGTCTTCGGATGGCGGGCGTGACAATGTCGTTTCGGTGGGTCTCGGCAACGAGATCCTGCAGAAACCGCCGGGTGCTAGTGGAAGCGTCCCCAACGCCAACCTGGCGCCGAAGGCGCGCCAGATCATCAATATGGCAGCCGGTACGCAGGATACCGACGCGGTCAACGTCAGCCAGCTCAAGGGCGTTACCACGGCGCTGGGCGGCGGCGCAACGGTTGCCGCGGATGGCACGGTCACCGCGCCGTCCTACGTCGTGCAGGGTTCCACGTTCGGCAACGTCGGCGCGGCCCTCGCCAGCCTGAATACGGCGACGACGAAAAACACCGGCGACATCACGACGCTGAACACCGGCACAACGGTCAATACGATCAACAACGGCGGCAGCCGCTATTTCAAGACGGCGGGTCTGAACGACGGCACCGATGACGCGAAGGCGAGCGGCAAGAATGCGGTGGCGCTGGGCGCGAACTCGGTGGCGGAGCGTGACAACAGCGTTTCGGTGGGGCGAGCGGAAATCAAGGATGGCACCGGCGCGGTGACGCAATCCGGGATCACGCGTCAGATCACGAATGTGGCCGATGGCACGCAGGCGAAGGATGCGGTGAACCGGGGCCAGCTCGATGGGGTGAATACGGCGGCGGCGAAAGCGCAGACAGCGGCGGACAAGACGCAGTCGGGTCTGAACACGCTGGACGGGCTTGCAGCGAAATACGACAGCACGTTGAAAGACAAGCTGACGCTGGGCGGAGCCGGTACGAGCGGCACGGTGACGCTGGGTAACGTCAAGGATGGCGTAGCGGCGACAGACGCGGTGAACCGTGGCCAGCTCGACGCGGTGAACGTGGCGCTGAACACGGCGGTGACGAAAGCGCAGGCCGCGGCGGACAAGGCGCAGTCGGGTCTGAACACGCTGGATGGGCTTGCCGCGAAATACGACAGCACGTCGAAAGACAGGATGACGCTGGGCGGTGCAGGTACCACCGGCACGGTGACGCTGGGCAACGTCAGGGATGGCGTCGCGGCGACAGACGCGGTGAACCGTGGCCAGCTCGATGGGGTGAGTACGGCGGCAGCGAAAGCGCAAACGGCAGCGGATACCGCGCAGTCGGGTCTGAACACGCTGGACGGTCTGGCGGTGAAATACGACAGCACGTCGAAAGACAGGGTGACGCTGGGCGGCGCAGGTACCACCGGCACGGTGACGCTGGGCAACGTCAAGGCGGGCCTCACCAGCAATGACGCAGTGAACGTATCGCAACTGAAGCCGGTGGTCGAGGCATTGGGCGGTGGCGCGACGCTGGATGCGAAGACGGGCGCAGTGAGCGGCCCGTCGTATGCGATCCAGGAGGGTACGTACACGACGGTAGGTGGCGCATTGGGCAAGCTGGACACGGCGACGACCAAAAACACCGGCGACATCACGACACTGAATTCAGCTGTGGACTCGATCAAGGGCGGGGTGTCGAAATACGCGGTGTTCAACTCGGCGGGGACGATGGCAAGCGCCAGTGGAGCCGATGCGGTAGCGCTGGGCATGGGCACGCTGGCGAGCGGCAAGAATGCGGTGGCGCTGGGTGCGAACTCGGTGGCGGAGCGTGACGACAGCATCTCGGTGGGGCGAGCGGAAGTGAAAGACGGCGTTACGGGCACGGTGACGCAGACAGAGATCACACGTCAGATCACGAATGTGGCCGACGGCACACAGGCGAAAGACGCGGTGAACCGTGGCCAGCTCGATGGGGTGAACACGGCGCTGACTACGGCGGTGACGAAAGCGCAGGCGGCGGCGGATACCGCGCAGTCGGGTCTGAACACGCTGGACGGGCTTGCCGCGAAATACGACAGCACCTCGAAGGACAGGCTGACGCTGGGTGGCGCAGGTACCACGGGCACGGTGACGCTGGGCAACGTCAAGGATGGTGTAGCGGCGACAGATGCGGTGAACCGTGGCCAGCTCGATGGGGTGAACACGGCGCAGACCACGGCGGTGACGAAAGCGCAGGCGGCAGCGGATACCGTGCAGTCGGGCCTGAACACGCTGGATGGGCTTGCGGTGAAGTACGACAGCACGTCGAAGGACCAGGTAACGCTGGGCGGCACAGGTACTACCGGTACGGTGACGCTGGGTAACGTCAAGGCAGGCCTCGCCAGCAACGATGCGGTGAACGTATCGCAACTGAAGCCGGTGGTTGAAGCGCTGGGCGGCGGTGCCACGCTGGATGCGAAGACGGGCGCGGTGAGCGGTCCGTCGTATGCGATCCAGGGGAGTACGTACACCACGGTAGGCAGCGCGCTGGGCAAGCTGGACACAGCGACGACCAAAAACACAGGCGACATCACGACACTGAATTCAGCCGTGGACTCGATCAAGGGCGGGGTGTCGAAATACGCGGCGTTCAACTCGACGGACACGCTGGCAAGCGCCAGTGGAGCCGATGCGGTAGCGCTGGGCATGGGCACGCTGGCGAGCGGCAAGAATGCGGTGGCGCTGGGTGCGAACTCGGTGGCGGAGCGCGACAACAGCATTTCGGTGGGGCGAGCGGAAATCAAGGATGGCGTCACGGGCAATGTGACGCAGACGGAGATCACGCGTCAGATCACGAATGTAGCCGATGGCACGCAGGCGAAAGACGCGGTGAACTGGAGCCAGCTCGATGCAGTGACCGTGGCGCAGACCACGGCGGTGACGAAAGCGCAGGCGGCGGCGGATACCGCGCAATCGGGTCTGAACACGCTGGATAGTTTGGCGGTGAAGTACGACAGCACGTCGAAGGACCAGGTGACGCTGGGCGGCACAGGCACGAGCGGCACGGTGACGCTGGGCAATGTCAAGGCGGGCCTCGCCAGCAACGATGCAGTGAACGTGTCGCAACTGAAGCCGGTGGTTGATGCGCTGGGTGGCGGTGCGACGCTGGATGCGAAGACGGGCGCGGTGAGCGGCCCGTCGTATGCGATCCAGGGGAGTACGTACACCACGGTGGGCAGCGCGCTGGACAAGCTGGACACGGCGACAACCAAAAACAGCGGCGATATCACGACACTGAATTCAACCGTGAACTCGATTACGGGTGGGGTTTCGAAATACGCGGCGTTCAACTCGACGGGAACGATGGCAAGCGCCAGCGGCGCCGATGCGGTAGCGCTGGGCATGGGCACGCTGGCGAGCGGCAAGAATGCAGTGGCGCTGGGCGCGAACTCGGTGGCGGAGCGTGACGACAGCGTTTCGGTGGGGCGAGCGGAAGTGAAGGACGGCGCCACGGGCAATGTGACGCAGACGGAGATCACACGTCAGATCACGAATGTGGCCGATGGCACGCAGGCGAAAGATGCGGTGAACAAGGGTCAGCTCGATACGGTGAATACGGCGGCGGCGACAGCCCAAACGGCTGCCGACAAGGCCCAGGCCGGACTGAACACGCTCGATGGCCTGGCCGTGAAATACGACAGCACGTCGAAAGACAGGGTGACGCTGGGTGGAGCCGGCACGAGCGGCACGGTGACACTGGGCAACGTCAAGGCGGGCCTCGCCAGCAATGACGCAGTGAACGTATCGCAACTGAAGCCGGTGGTTGAAGCGCTGGGCGGCGGTGCGACGATGGATGCGAAGACCGGCGCAGTGAGCGGTCCGTCATACGCCATCCAGGGCAGCACCTTCACCACGGTAGGCGGCGCGCTGGGCAAGCTGGATACGGCGACAACCAAAAACACCGGCGACATCACGACACTGAATTCAACGGTGAACTCGATTACGGGTGGGGTTTCGAAATACGCGGCGTTCAATTCGACAGGGGCGCTGGCAAGCGCTAGTGGAGCCGATGCGGTAGCGCTGGGCATGGGCACGCTGGCGAGCGGCAAGAATGCGGTGGCGTTGGGCGCGAACTCGGTGGCCGAGCGTGACAACAGCCTCTCGGTGGGGCGAGCGGAAATCAAGGACGGCGTCACGGGCAAGGTGACGCAGACGGAGATCACGCGTCAGATCACGAATGTGGCCGACGGCACGCAGGCGAAAGACGCGGTGAACCGTGGCCAGCTCGACGGGGTGAGCACGACGCTGACCACGGCGGTGACGAAAGCGCAGGCCGCAGCAGATACCGCGCAGTCGGGTCTGAATACGCTGGAAGGTCTGGCGGTGAAATACGACAGCACGTCGAAGGACCAGGTAACGCTGGGCGGCGCAGGTACCACCGGTACGGTGACGCTGGGCAACGTCAAAGCGGGCCTCGCCAGCAATGACGCAGTGAACGTATCGCAACTGAAGCCGGTGGTTGAGGCGCTGGGCGGCGGTGCGACGATGGATGCGAAGACGGGCGCGGTGAGCGGCCCGTCGTATGCGATCCAGGGCAGCACCTTCACCACGGTGGGCAGCGCACTCGGCAAACTCGACACGGCGACGACGAAAAACACCGGTGACATCACCACGGTCAACAGCACACTGAACAACCTCACCAGCGGCACAGCAGGCCTGGTGCAGCAGGACGCGACGACCAAGGCGATCACGGTGGCCAGCGGCACGGCAGGCACATCGGTGAATATTGCGGGCACGGCAGGCGAGCGCCAGTTGAAGGGTGTGGCCGCAGGCACGGCGGATACGGACGGCGTGAACCTGAAACAGCTCAAGGGCATGGGTGTGACCACCGATACGGCAGGCAATGTCACGAACGCTTTCGTGGCCTACGACAGCACGTCGAAAGACCGGGTGACGCTGGGTGGCACAGGTACCACCGGCACGGTGACGCTGGGCAACGTCAAGGATGGCGTAGCGGCGACAGACGCGGTGAATCGCGGCCAGCTCGATGTAGTGAGCGCGGTGGCGGCGAAAAACGCAAGCGACATCACGACACTGAACACAACGGTCAATACGGTCAACAACGGCGGCAGCCGCTATTTCAGGACGGCAGGTCTGAACGACGGCACCGATGACGCGAAGGCGAGCGGCAAGAACAGCATCGCAGTAGGTGCGAACTCGGTGGCTGACCGGGACAACAGCCTCTCGGTGGGGCGAGCGGAAATCAAGGACGGCGTCACGGGCAAGGTGACGCAGACAGAGATCACGCGTCAGATCACGAATGTAGCCGACGGCACGCAGGCGAAAGACGCGGTGAACCGTGGCCAGCTCGATGGAGTGAACACGGCGCTGACCACGGCAGTGACGAAAGCGCAGACCGCAGCGGATACCGCGCAGTCGGGTCTGAATACGCTGGAAGGCCTGGCGGTGAAGTACGACAGCACGTCGAAAGACCGGGTGACGCTGGGCGGCGCAGGTACCACCGGCACAGTGACACTGGGCAACGTCAAGGCAGGCCTCACCAGCAATGACGCAGTGAACGTATCGCAACTCAAGCCCATGGTTGAAGCGCTGGGCGGCGGTGCGACGATGGATGCCAAGACGGGTGCGGTGAGCGGCCCGTCGTATGCGATCCAGGGCGGCACGTACACCACGGTAGGCGGTGCTTTGGGCAAGCTGGACACGGCGACGACCAAAAACACCGGTGACATCACCACGATCAACAGCACGCTGAGCAACCTCACCAGCGGCACAGCAGGCCTGGTGCAGCAGGACGCGACGACCAAGGCGATCACGGTGGCCAGCGGCACGGCAGGCACGTCGGTGAATATCGCGGGCACGGCAGGCGAGCGCCAGTTGAAGGGTGTGGCCGCAGGCACGGCGGATACGGACGGCGTGAACCTGAAGCAGCTCCAGAGCATAGGGCTGAGCATCGATGCGGCAGGCAATGTCACGAACGCCTTCATGGCCTACGACAGCACGTCGAAAGACAGGGCGACACTGGGCGGCGCGGGCGTGACTAACACGGTAGCACTGGGCAACATCAAGGCGGGCCTTACCGGCAACGACGCGGTGAACGTATCGCAACTGAAGCCGGTGGTTGAAGCGCTGGGCGGTGGCGCGGCGCTGGATGCCAAGACGGGCGCGGTCACGGGCCCGTCGTACACGATCCAGGGCAACACCTACACCACGGTAGGCAGCGCGCTGGGCAAACTGGACACGGCGACGACAAAAAACACCGGCGACATCACGAGCCTGTCGACGACGCTGAACAACCTCAACACGGGCACGACGGGCCTGGTGCAGCAGGACGCGACGAGTCTCGACCTGACGGTCGCCAAAGCGAGCGGCGGCAACAAGGTGGATTTCACGGGCACGGCGGGCATGCGGGTGCTGACCGGGGTGCAAGCAGGCGAGCTGTCGGCGGCCAGCCACGACGCGGTGAATGGCGCGCAACTGTACGCGACGAACACCAACGTGACGAAGAACAGCGGCGACATCACGGCGCTGAACACGACGGTGACGCAGATTGCGAACGACATCAAGAGCCGCGGGCTGGGCCTCGTGATCCAGGACCGCCAGACGGGCGACATCATGGTGGCCCAAAACCTGGGCGGCAGCATGGTGGACATCGGCGGCAGTGGCGGCCCACGGGTGCTGACCGGCGTGGCCAATGGCGTGAACAATCGGGACGTAGCCACGATTGCGCAGCTCAAGGCGGTGGGGTGGGTCGATCCGTCGGGCAAGACGATGGGCGCGGTGGTCTACGACGACTTGAGTCACGGGCAAGCCACGCTGGGCGGCGCAGGTGGCACGAAACTGGACAACGTGGCGAACGGCCGGGTGGCCGAGGGCAGCCGGGAAGCGGTCAATGGCAGTCAGTTTTACGCGCTGCAGCAGTCGTACGAGGCGCAATACAACGCGCTCAGCGGCAAGATCGGCACGTTTGACGGCCCGGTTGACGATACCCAGAACCGGCCAGCATCCGGTGGCACGGGTACAGATACGGGTACGGATACGGACCTGGTGAGAGCCGGCACGGGCAACAACGGCATCGTGCTGAGCCCACCCGATAGCAGTGCCCTGGCTTCAGGCGATCAGGCCTTGGCGCTGGGGGCGGGCGCACAGGCCAGCGGAGCGAATTCGGTCGCGCTGGGCCAGGGCTCGATAGCCGATGAGGCGAATGTCGTGTCGCTGGGCTCGGAGGGCCATGAGCGGCGCCTGGGCAACATCGCGCCGGGCGTCCGAGAGACGGATGTGGTCAATGTGGGTCAGTTGCAGCAGGGGTTGGATGGCCTGCGCGGCGACATGAACCAGATGGCGCGCCACGCCTATGCCGGGGTGGCCGCCGCGATGGCAATGCCGAACCTGTCACCGTCGGGCCCTGGCAAAACATCGGTGGGCGGCGGCATTGCGAATTACCGGGGCGGCAATGCGGTCGGCGTTGGCCTTGCATACCGGACGCTCAACAACAAATGGCGAGTGCAAGGCGCGGTATCGCTGACCTCGACGGGCTCAACCTCGTCGCGGGTACAGGTCGATTACGCGTTCTGA